From the Musa acuminata AAA Group cultivar baxijiao chromosome BXJ3-7, Cavendish_Baxijiao_AAA, whole genome shotgun sequence genome, one window contains:
- the LOC135582899 gene encoding phosphopantothenate--cysteine ligase 2-like isoform X1 → MDSKSGTETPQESGVESFFNSAPPLKDRDQISQKLEDFITKISISSESGKPIRVVCVTSGGTTVPLEQRCVRYIDNFSSGNRGAASTEYFVKARYAVIFVHRRGSCQPYCRYLPQDSFLDFFDIAENSTIKVCEPHGTVVKGAIRDYRKAVEEGFLLKLPFTTIFEYLQILQMVATSMRCLKSHGMFYLAAAVSDFYVPWENMAKHKIQSAEGPLDMRLNQVPKMLLVLRKDWAPAAFCISFKLETDPDILLQKADMAMRKYGMHVVVANELATYKREVSVVTSGEKTRVCSHGQDHDLEEELIDILVARHTEHIKKSSGIDVNEAL, encoded by the exons ATGGATTCGAAAAGTGGAACGGAAACTCCTCAGGAATCTGGTGTGGAATCCTTCTTCAACTCAGCTCCACCTCTCAAAGATCGTGATCAAATTTCTCAGAAGTTAGAAGACTTCATCACTAAGATTTCTATATCATCAG AAAGTGGGAAACCTATTAGGGTTGTTTGTGTGACTTCTGGGGGAACAACTGTTCCTTTGGAGCAGCGATGTGTCCGTTACATTGATAATTTCAGTTCGGGTAACAGGGGAGCTGCATCTACAGA GTACTTTGTGAAGGCTAGATATGCAGTTATCTTTGTCCATCGTCG GGGAAGCTGCCAACCATACTGCAGATATCTTCCACAGGAttcatttcttgatttttttgataTAGCAGAGAACTCAACTATCAAAG TGTGTGAGCCACATGGTACGGTGGTCAAGGGAGCAATTAGGGACTATCGAAAG GCAGTTGAAGAAGGCTTCTTGCTGAAACTTCCATTCACCACAATTTTTGAATATCTTCAG ATTTTACAGATGGTGGCTACATCAATGAGATGTCTTAAGTCACATGGGATGTTTTATCTTGCTGCTGCAGTATCGgacttttatgttccttgggaaaACATG GCAAAACATAAGATCCAATCTGCAGAAGGTCCTCTGGATATGCGACTCAACCAGGTGCCTAAAATGCTTTTGGTGCTGCGAAAAGACTGGGCTCCTGCAGcattttgcatttcattcaag TTGGAGACAGATCCAGATATTCTGCTTCAGAAAGCTGACATGGCAATGCGGAAGTATGGCATGCACGTTGTTGTAGCAAATGAACTGGCGACTTACAAAAGGGAAGTCTCCGTGGTTACAAGTGGAGAAAAAACTAGAGTTTGTAGTCACGGACAGGATCATGACTTGGAGGAGGAACTCATCGATATCCTCGTGGCGAGGCATACTGAGCACATCAAGAAGTCCTCTGGAATAGATGTAAACGAAGCCCTGTAA
- the LOC135582899 gene encoding phosphopantothenate--cysteine ligase 2-like isoform X2, translating to MDSKSGTETPQESGVESFFNSAPPLKDRDQISQKLEDFITKISISSESGKPIRVVCVTSGGTTVPLEQRCVRYIDNFSSGNRGAASTEYFVKARYAVIFVHRRGSCQPYCRYLPQDSFLDFFDIAENSTIKVCEPHGTVVKGAIRDYRKAVEEGFLLKLPFTTIFEYLQILQMVATSMRCLKSHGMFYLAAAVSDFYVPWENMAKHKIQSAEGPLDMRLNQVPKMLLVLRKDWAPAAFCISFKTYFYRKTVGDRSRYSASES from the exons ATGGATTCGAAAAGTGGAACGGAAACTCCTCAGGAATCTGGTGTGGAATCCTTCTTCAACTCAGCTCCACCTCTCAAAGATCGTGATCAAATTTCTCAGAAGTTAGAAGACTTCATCACTAAGATTTCTATATCATCAG AAAGTGGGAAACCTATTAGGGTTGTTTGTGTGACTTCTGGGGGAACAACTGTTCCTTTGGAGCAGCGATGTGTCCGTTACATTGATAATTTCAGTTCGGGTAACAGGGGAGCTGCATCTACAGA GTACTTTGTGAAGGCTAGATATGCAGTTATCTTTGTCCATCGTCG GGGAAGCTGCCAACCATACTGCAGATATCTTCCACAGGAttcatttcttgatttttttgataTAGCAGAGAACTCAACTATCAAAG TGTGTGAGCCACATGGTACGGTGGTCAAGGGAGCAATTAGGGACTATCGAAAG GCAGTTGAAGAAGGCTTCTTGCTGAAACTTCCATTCACCACAATTTTTGAATATCTTCAG ATTTTACAGATGGTGGCTACATCAATGAGATGTCTTAAGTCACATGGGATGTTTTATCTTGCTGCTGCAGTATCGgacttttatgttccttgggaaaACATG GCAAAACATAAGATCCAATCTGCAGAAGGTCCTCTGGATATGCGACTCAACCAGGTGCCTAAAATGCTTTTGGTGCTGCGAAAAGACTGGGCTCCTGCAGcattttgcatttcattcaag ACTTACTTTTACCGGAAAACAGTTGGAGACAGATCCAGATATTCTGCTTCAGAAAGCTGA
- the LOC103973931 gene encoding casein kinase 1 isoform X2, which yields MEHVVAGKFKLGKKIGSGSFGELYLGVNIQSGEEVAVKLESVKAKHPQLHYESKLYIHLQGGTGIPHLKWFGVEGEYNVMVIDLLGPSLEDLFNYCNRRFSLKSVLMLADQLINRVEYMHSKGFLHRDIKPDNFLMGLGRKANQVYIIDYGLAKKYRDLQTHKHIPYRENKNLTGTARYASVNTHLGVEQSRRDDLESLGYVLMYFLRGSLPWQGLKAGNKKQKYDRISEKKMLTPVEALCKSYPSEFVSYFHYCRSLRFEDKPDYSYLKRLFRDLFIREGYQFDYVFDWTILKYPQIVANPRQSSDRISGAIGPSFGRSERTSEIRDRFSGAVEAFARRNASGSGHHGDHSKHKSPDNALISSNKTVDSDNSRPTSHHGSTSKRAVLSSSRQGSTEHSEPRPSRTSRILSSSSQPASGQRVKQPVVDSRSSSISRAAVRGTHSESLLRSLDLLSLGAEKRK from the exons ATGGAGCACGTGGTGGCCGGAAAATTTAAGCTTGGCAAAAAGATTGGTAGTGGTTCTTTTGGAGAGCTTTATCTCG GTGTCAACATACAAAGCGGAGAGGAAGTGGCGGTAAAGCTT GAGTCTGTGAAGGCAAAGCATCCTCAACTTCATTATGAGTCAAAGTTGTATATTCATCTCCAAGGAGGAA CTGGAATTCCCCATCTAAAGTGGTTTGGTGTGGAAGGAGAATACAATGTCATGGTCATTGATCTTCTTGGGCCTAGCCTTGAAGACTTGTTCAACTACTGTAACCGGAGGTTTTCACTGAAATCAGTGCTAATGCTTGCTGATCAATTA ATTAACCGAGTTGAGTATATGCACTCAAAGGGGTTTCTGCACCGTGATATAAAGCCAGATAACTTTCTTATGGGCCTTGGTCGTAAAGCAAATCAG GTTTATATCATTGACTATGGCCTTGCAAAGAAATATAGGGATCTTCAAACTCATAAGCACATACCTTACAG GGAGAATAAGAACCTAACGGGAACAGCACGTTATGCAAGTGTTAATACACATCTTGGGGTTG AGCAAAGCCGACGAGATGATTTAGAATCTCTTGGCTATGTTCTTATGTATTTTTTAAGAGGAAG CCTTCCTTGGCAAGGGCTTAAAGCTGGCAATAAAAAGCAGAAGTATGATAGAATTAGTGAAAAGAAAATGCTTACTCCTGTAGAG GCACTTTGCAAGTCATATCCATcagaatttgtatcatacttccaTTACTGTCGATCATTGCGATTTGAGGACAAGCCAGATTATTCATACTTGAAGAGACTTTTCCGTGACCTATTTATTCGAGAAG GGTATCAGTTTGACTATGTTTTTGACTGGACCATATtgaagtatcctcaaattgttgctAATCCTCGA CAATCGAGTGATAGAATAAGTGGAGCTATTGGTCCGTCTTTTGGTAGGTCAGAAAGAACTTCag AGATTCGCGATAGATTCTCAGGTGCAGTTGAAGCATTTGCCAGGAGAAATGCATCAGGTTCTGGCCATCATGGTGACCATTCCAAGCACAAAAGTCCTGACAATGCACTTATATCATCCAACAAAACT GTTGATTCAGATAACAGCCGTCCGACATCTCACCATGGGAGTACATCAAAGAGAGCTGTCTTGTCAAGCAGCAGGCAAGGCTCTACCGAACATAGTGAGCCTCGGCCTAGCAGAACAAGCAGAATTTTATCCAGCAGCAGCCAGCCagccagtggtcaaagagttaagCAGCCTGTGGTAGATTCTAGGTCATCATCCATCTCCAGAGCTGCAGTTAGAGGAACCCATAGTGAATCCCTTCTTCGGAGTCTCGATCTCCTCTCTCTTGGTGCTGAGAAAAGGAAGTAA
- the LOC103973931 gene encoding casein kinase 1 isoform X1, protein MEHVVAGKFKLGKKIGSGSFGELYLGVNIQSGEEVAVKLESVKAKHPQLHYESKLYIHLQGGTGIPHLKWFGVEGEYNVMVIDLLGPSLEDLFNYCNRRFSLKSVLMLADQLINRVEYMHSKGFLHRDIKPDNFLMGLGRKANQVYIIDYGLAKKYRDLQTHKHIPYRENKNLTGTARYASVNTHLGVEQSRRDDLESLGYVLMYFLRGSLPWQGLKAGNKKQKYDRISEKKMLTPVEALCKSYPSEFVSYFHYCRSLRFEDKPDYSYLKRLFRDLFIREGYQFDYVFDWTILKYPQIVANPRVRQSSDRISGAIGPSFGRSERTSEIRDRFSGAVEAFARRNASGSGHHGDHSKHKSPDNALISSNKTVDSDNSRPTSHHGSTSKRAVLSSSRQGSTEHSEPRPSRTSRILSSSSQPASGQRVKQPVVDSRSSSISRAAVRGTHSESLLRSLDLLSLGAEKRK, encoded by the exons ATGGAGCACGTGGTGGCCGGAAAATTTAAGCTTGGCAAAAAGATTGGTAGTGGTTCTTTTGGAGAGCTTTATCTCG GTGTCAACATACAAAGCGGAGAGGAAGTGGCGGTAAAGCTT GAGTCTGTGAAGGCAAAGCATCCTCAACTTCATTATGAGTCAAAGTTGTATATTCATCTCCAAGGAGGAA CTGGAATTCCCCATCTAAAGTGGTTTGGTGTGGAAGGAGAATACAATGTCATGGTCATTGATCTTCTTGGGCCTAGCCTTGAAGACTTGTTCAACTACTGTAACCGGAGGTTTTCACTGAAATCAGTGCTAATGCTTGCTGATCAATTA ATTAACCGAGTTGAGTATATGCACTCAAAGGGGTTTCTGCACCGTGATATAAAGCCAGATAACTTTCTTATGGGCCTTGGTCGTAAAGCAAATCAG GTTTATATCATTGACTATGGCCTTGCAAAGAAATATAGGGATCTTCAAACTCATAAGCACATACCTTACAG GGAGAATAAGAACCTAACGGGAACAGCACGTTATGCAAGTGTTAATACACATCTTGGGGTTG AGCAAAGCCGACGAGATGATTTAGAATCTCTTGGCTATGTTCTTATGTATTTTTTAAGAGGAAG CCTTCCTTGGCAAGGGCTTAAAGCTGGCAATAAAAAGCAGAAGTATGATAGAATTAGTGAAAAGAAAATGCTTACTCCTGTAGAG GCACTTTGCAAGTCATATCCATcagaatttgtatcatacttccaTTACTGTCGATCATTGCGATTTGAGGACAAGCCAGATTATTCATACTTGAAGAGACTTTTCCGTGACCTATTTATTCGAGAAG GGTATCAGTTTGACTATGTTTTTGACTGGACCATATtgaagtatcctcaaattgttgctAATCCTCGAGTACGA CAATCGAGTGATAGAATAAGTGGAGCTATTGGTCCGTCTTTTGGTAGGTCAGAAAGAACTTCag AGATTCGCGATAGATTCTCAGGTGCAGTTGAAGCATTTGCCAGGAGAAATGCATCAGGTTCTGGCCATCATGGTGACCATTCCAAGCACAAAAGTCCTGACAATGCACTTATATCATCCAACAAAACT GTTGATTCAGATAACAGCCGTCCGACATCTCACCATGGGAGTACATCAAAGAGAGCTGTCTTGTCAAGCAGCAGGCAAGGCTCTACCGAACATAGTGAGCCTCGGCCTAGCAGAACAAGCAGAATTTTATCCAGCAGCAGCCAGCCagccagtggtcaaagagttaagCAGCCTGTGGTAGATTCTAGGTCATCATCCATCTCCAGAGCTGCAGTTAGAGGAACCCATAGTGAATCCCTTCTTCGGAGTCTCGATCTCCTCTCTCTTGGTGCTGAGAAAAGGAAGTAA
- the LOC103992317 gene encoding alpha-humulene synthase isoform X1, whose amino-acid sequence MCACYFLSVLLVEQLIAMLWWMQECDARMQERAEELMEQVRSMFKDTTDILQTMDLVDSIQLLGLSYHFKKEISEALKRVHDADFNDHGLYDTALRFRLLRQEGYHVTPDVFNKFKDEGGSFMSTLGSDVKGLLSLYNAAYLGTHGEIILDEAISFTRNSLVSALADLKPPLTTQVSLDLETPLCRRIRRLLARDYISIYQEDATRDDAILELAKLDFNLLQSLHREELKNITMWWNDLVSSKNLSFARDRLVECYFWILAIYFEPYYSRARVITTKVIAHISILDDIYDVYSTLEESQRLTEAIQRWDAKVVHQLPEYMKDYYLKLIHTFEEFEDLLASGEKYRITYLKEAMKDLSEAYFEESKWRDQHYVPTLEEHLHVSLISSAYPMLECASFVGMGEIATKEAFEWITSFPKIVRASAIIVRIMNDITSHELEQTREHVASTVQCYMKEYGTDVHVACKKLQGLVDDAWKEINEECLNPTFSIALLERIINYSRISENTYKYIDGYTNSSTKTKEYISLLLVHPIPL is encoded by the exons atGTGCGCTTGCTACTTTCTTTCGGTTTTGTTGGTTGAACAATTAATTGCTATGCTATGGTGGATGCAGGAGTGCGATGCAAGGATGCAAGAGAGAGCCGAAGAACTGATGGAGCAGGTAAGAAGCATGTTCAAAGACACTACCGACATCTTGCAAACTATGGACTTGGTCGATTCAATTCAGCTTCTTGGTTTGAGTTATCACTTCAAGAAAGAAATAAGTGAAGCATTAAAACGAGTCCATGATGCCGATTTTAACGATCATGGTCTCTACGATACTGCTCTCCGGTTTCGCCTGCTGAGACAAGAAGGGTATCATGTGACCCCTG atgtttttaacaagttcaaagatgaGGGAGGGAGTTTCATGTCTACCTTGGGGAGTGACGTGAAAGGACTGTTAAGCTTGTACAACGCAGCCTATCTTGGGACTCATGGGGAGATCATTCTTGATGAAGCCATCTCTTTTACGAGGAATAGCCTAGTGTCTGCATTAGCTGATCTTAAACCACCATTAACAACGCAAGTGTCTCTTGACCTCGAGACACCTCTCTGTAGGAGAATTAGAAGGCTCTTGGCAAGAGATTACATATCTATATACCAAGAGGACGCCACACGAGATGATGCCATCCTGGAGCTTGCAAAGTTGGACTTCAATTTGCTGCAATCTCTTCATCGCGAGGAACTTAAGAACATCACCAT GTGGTGGAATGATTTAGTCTCCTCAAAAAATCTCAGTTTTGCTCGAGATCGATTGGTGGAATGCTATTTCTGGATCCTGGCAATATACTTTGAACCCTATTATTCTCGTGCACGAGTGATAACGACCAAGGTGATTGCCCATATTTCAATTTTGGACGACATATATGATGTCTATAGCACATTGGAGGAGAGTCAACGACTAACTGAGGCAATTCAAAG GTGGGATGCGAAGGTTGTTCATCAATTACCAGAGTATATGAAGGATTATTATCTAAAGCTAATCCACACctttgaagagtttgaagatttatTGGCTTCCGGTGAAAAATATCGCATAACCTATCTGAAGGAAGCG ATGAAAGATTTATCTGAAGCTTATTTTGAGGAATCCAAATGGAGAGATCAACATTACGTGCCAACATTGGAAGAACATCTACATGTTTCCCTCATAAGTTCAGCATATCCTATGCTCGAATGTGCTTCTTTTGTTGGAATGGGAGAAATAGCAACTAAGGAGGCATTTGAGTGGATTACTAGTTTCCCAAAGATTGTCCGAGCTTCTGCAATAATTGTTCGTATCATGAATGACATTACTTCACATGAG TTGGAACAAACTAGGGAACATGTTGCCTCCACAGTCCAATGCTACATGAAAGAGTACGGAACAGATGTGCATGTGGCATGTAAGAAACTCCAAGGTCTAGTTGACGATGCATGGAAGGAGATAAATGAAGAGTGCCTCAATCCGACATTCTCCATTGCTTTACTTGAAAGGATTATTAATTATTCACGAATATCAGAAAATACTTATAAGTACATTGATGGATACACCAACTCCTCTACGAAGACGAAGGAATATATCTCTTTGTTACTCGTACATCCTATTCCACTTTGA
- the LOC103992317 gene encoding alpha-humulene synthase isoform X2, translating to MCACYFLSVLLVEQLIAMLWWMQECDARMQERAEELMEQVRSMFKDTTDILQTMDLVDSIQLLGLSYHFKKEISEALKRVHDADFNDHGLYDTALRFRLLRQEGYHVTPDVFNKFKDEGGSFMSTLGSDVKGLLSLYNAAYLGTHGEIILDEAISFTRNSLVSALADLKPPLTTQVSLDLETPLCRRIRRLLARDYISIYQEDATRDDAILELAKLDFNLLQSLHREELKNITIFARDRLVECYFWILAIYFEPYYSRARVITTKVIAHISILDDIYDVYSTLEESQRLTEAIQRWDAKVVHQLPEYMKDYYLKLIHTFEEFEDLLASGEKYRITYLKEAMKDLSEAYFEESKWRDQHYVPTLEEHLHVSLISSAYPMLECASFVGMGEIATKEAFEWITSFPKIVRASAIIVRIMNDITSHELEQTREHVASTVQCYMKEYGTDVHVACKKLQGLVDDAWKEINEECLNPTFSIALLERIINYSRISENTYKYIDGYTNSSTKTKEYISLLLVHPIPL from the exons atGTGCGCTTGCTACTTTCTTTCGGTTTTGTTGGTTGAACAATTAATTGCTATGCTATGGTGGATGCAGGAGTGCGATGCAAGGATGCAAGAGAGAGCCGAAGAACTGATGGAGCAGGTAAGAAGCATGTTCAAAGACACTACCGACATCTTGCAAACTATGGACTTGGTCGATTCAATTCAGCTTCTTGGTTTGAGTTATCACTTCAAGAAAGAAATAAGTGAAGCATTAAAACGAGTCCATGATGCCGATTTTAACGATCATGGTCTCTACGATACTGCTCTCCGGTTTCGCCTGCTGAGACAAGAAGGGTATCATGTGACCCCTG atgtttttaacaagttcaaagatgaGGGAGGGAGTTTCATGTCTACCTTGGGGAGTGACGTGAAAGGACTGTTAAGCTTGTACAACGCAGCCTATCTTGGGACTCATGGGGAGATCATTCTTGATGAAGCCATCTCTTTTACGAGGAATAGCCTAGTGTCTGCATTAGCTGATCTTAAACCACCATTAACAACGCAAGTGTCTCTTGACCTCGAGACACCTCTCTGTAGGAGAATTAGAAGGCTCTTGGCAAGAGATTACATATCTATATACCAAGAGGACGCCACACGAGATGATGCCATCCTGGAGCTTGCAAAGTTGGACTTCAATTTGCTGCAATCTCTTCATCGCGAGGAACTTAAGAACATCACCAT TTTTGCTCGAGATCGATTGGTGGAATGCTATTTCTGGATCCTGGCAATATACTTTGAACCCTATTATTCTCGTGCACGAGTGATAACGACCAAGGTGATTGCCCATATTTCAATTTTGGACGACATATATGATGTCTATAGCACATTGGAGGAGAGTCAACGACTAACTGAGGCAATTCAAAG GTGGGATGCGAAGGTTGTTCATCAATTACCAGAGTATATGAAGGATTATTATCTAAAGCTAATCCACACctttgaagagtttgaagatttatTGGCTTCCGGTGAAAAATATCGCATAACCTATCTGAAGGAAGCG ATGAAAGATTTATCTGAAGCTTATTTTGAGGAATCCAAATGGAGAGATCAACATTACGTGCCAACATTGGAAGAACATCTACATGTTTCCCTCATAAGTTCAGCATATCCTATGCTCGAATGTGCTTCTTTTGTTGGAATGGGAGAAATAGCAACTAAGGAGGCATTTGAGTGGATTACTAGTTTCCCAAAGATTGTCCGAGCTTCTGCAATAATTGTTCGTATCATGAATGACATTACTTCACATGAG TTGGAACAAACTAGGGAACATGTTGCCTCCACAGTCCAATGCTACATGAAAGAGTACGGAACAGATGTGCATGTGGCATGTAAGAAACTCCAAGGTCTAGTTGACGATGCATGGAAGGAGATAAATGAAGAGTGCCTCAATCCGACATTCTCCATTGCTTTACTTGAAAGGATTATTAATTATTCACGAATATCAGAAAATACTTATAAGTACATTGATGGATACACCAACTCCTCTACGAAGACGAAGGAATATATCTCTTTGTTACTCGTACATCCTATTCCACTTTGA
- the LOC103992317 gene encoding alpha-humulene synthase isoform X3: protein MQERAEELMEQVRSMFKDTTDILQTMDLVDSIQLLGLSYHFKKEISEALKRVHDADFNDHGLYDTALRFRLLRQEGYHVTPDVFNKFKDEGGSFMSTLGSDVKGLLSLYNAAYLGTHGEIILDEAISFTRNSLVSALADLKPPLTTQVSLDLETPLCRRIRRLLARDYISIYQEDATRDDAILELAKLDFNLLQSLHREELKNITMWWNDLVSSKNLSFARDRLVECYFWILAIYFEPYYSRARVITTKVIAHISILDDIYDVYSTLEESQRLTEAIQRWDAKVVHQLPEYMKDYYLKLIHTFEEFEDLLASGEKYRITYLKEAMKDLSEAYFEESKWRDQHYVPTLEEHLHVSLISSAYPMLECASFVGMGEIATKEAFEWITSFPKIVRASAIIVRIMNDITSHELEQTREHVASTVQCYMKEYGTDVHVACKKLQGLVDDAWKEINEECLNPTFSIALLERIINYSRISENTYKYIDGYTNSSTKTKEYISLLLVHPIPL from the exons ATGCAAGAGAGAGCCGAAGAACTGATGGAGCAGGTAAGAAGCATGTTCAAAGACACTACCGACATCTTGCAAACTATGGACTTGGTCGATTCAATTCAGCTTCTTGGTTTGAGTTATCACTTCAAGAAAGAAATAAGTGAAGCATTAAAACGAGTCCATGATGCCGATTTTAACGATCATGGTCTCTACGATACTGCTCTCCGGTTTCGCCTGCTGAGACAAGAAGGGTATCATGTGACCCCTG atgtttttaacaagttcaaagatgaGGGAGGGAGTTTCATGTCTACCTTGGGGAGTGACGTGAAAGGACTGTTAAGCTTGTACAACGCAGCCTATCTTGGGACTCATGGGGAGATCATTCTTGATGAAGCCATCTCTTTTACGAGGAATAGCCTAGTGTCTGCATTAGCTGATCTTAAACCACCATTAACAACGCAAGTGTCTCTTGACCTCGAGACACCTCTCTGTAGGAGAATTAGAAGGCTCTTGGCAAGAGATTACATATCTATATACCAAGAGGACGCCACACGAGATGATGCCATCCTGGAGCTTGCAAAGTTGGACTTCAATTTGCTGCAATCTCTTCATCGCGAGGAACTTAAGAACATCACCAT GTGGTGGAATGATTTAGTCTCCTCAAAAAATCTCAGTTTTGCTCGAGATCGATTGGTGGAATGCTATTTCTGGATCCTGGCAATATACTTTGAACCCTATTATTCTCGTGCACGAGTGATAACGACCAAGGTGATTGCCCATATTTCAATTTTGGACGACATATATGATGTCTATAGCACATTGGAGGAGAGTCAACGACTAACTGAGGCAATTCAAAG GTGGGATGCGAAGGTTGTTCATCAATTACCAGAGTATATGAAGGATTATTATCTAAAGCTAATCCACACctttgaagagtttgaagatttatTGGCTTCCGGTGAAAAATATCGCATAACCTATCTGAAGGAAGCG ATGAAAGATTTATCTGAAGCTTATTTTGAGGAATCCAAATGGAGAGATCAACATTACGTGCCAACATTGGAAGAACATCTACATGTTTCCCTCATAAGTTCAGCATATCCTATGCTCGAATGTGCTTCTTTTGTTGGAATGGGAGAAATAGCAACTAAGGAGGCATTTGAGTGGATTACTAGTTTCCCAAAGATTGTCCGAGCTTCTGCAATAATTGTTCGTATCATGAATGACATTACTTCACATGAG TTGGAACAAACTAGGGAACATGTTGCCTCCACAGTCCAATGCTACATGAAAGAGTACGGAACAGATGTGCATGTGGCATGTAAGAAACTCCAAGGTCTAGTTGACGATGCATGGAAGGAGATAAATGAAGAGTGCCTCAATCCGACATTCTCCATTGCTTTACTTGAAAGGATTATTAATTATTCACGAATATCAGAAAATACTTATAAGTACATTGATGGATACACCAACTCCTCTACGAAGACGAAGGAATATATCTCTTTGTTACTCGTACATCCTATTCCACTTTGA